In the Larus michahellis unplaced genomic scaffold, bLarMic1.1 SCAFFOLD_92, whole genome shotgun sequence genome, cccatagggggcccctcccctttaagccccgctccctccccttaggctacgccccctccccctcaaaccacacccacaccccccttatatgggggacgccctgaggccacgccccctccccccttagccacgccccccccaaccaaccccttctatggctttggtgcGCCCTTACGCCAcaccccctcccttccaagccctgcccctacagccccccatagaaggccggtgccaggccacgcccccccttaggccatgccccctcagtctcccagaccacgccccctcccccttaagccacgcccccccgttggcgctggtgacctttgacccctcacctggctgagctggggctgcccccctccgtccgccatctgtggggtgtcaaaggtcacggtgtagggggtcaaaggtcacggggtcggggggtcaaaggtcaccttgaggaaggaggtctgggtggggtccagcttggcgttgcactccacctgggggggggggggacgggccgtggcgggggtcacgtgactccacgagggtcacgggacgggccatgtgaccccggcacgtgacctcacgggggggcggggtcaggtgacgtcactcaccacggcctcctcgtggggggagccgtcgcccaccaccagcaacatggggcagctttgggggggggtggaggggagagggggtcaaaggtcactgtggggggtcggaggccatcccggaggcacggggtcaaaggtcagaggggcgagggggggtcgctcaccgcaggctgccggccccgctgcgcgccaggcccaggtcaccgcggctgcgcggccccggcaggagcaggagcaggagcaggagcaggagcaggagcagggagccgccaccgccacggtgagtgcccccagtacacaccagtacacaccggtgcccccccggtgccctcccagtatagcccagtgccctcccagtgcctcccagtacagcccagtccctcctagtgccccccagtacagcccagtccctcccagtgccccacagccccctcccagtgcctcccagtatagcccagtgccccacagccccctcccagtgcctcccagtatatcccagtgccctcccagtgccccacagcccccccccagtgccccccagtacagcccagtgcctcccagtgccccacagccccccacctgttgtacatgccccacagcaggggggcgttgggggtcgcccccagccgggcccggctgctctgcacggccgggggggcggccgacagctcctcctgtggggcagacccacaagtgagccgcaactgaccccccgccgctcccccggacccacaaccgacccgtaacccaccccgagacccataactgacccaccccagggccacggctgactcaccaccgacccacaagtgaccccccaggacccataactgatgcccccagccccacaagttcctccccccagccccacaagtgcccccggccccacctgggtgaagagatgggccaggatcatgtcggtggtggaggacgtcaggcccgagagctgtggggcagcaagtggggcgccatgggacccacagcgacccataaggagccacgggacccatggaacctacagggacccatgggacccacagagacccatagcgacccataagacccatagagacccacagtgacccatagagacccacgggacccattgggacccatgggacccacagagacccgtgggacccacagggacccggcgggacccataggtgccccatagtcccatggacacccgtaagtgacccacagaacatctagaggtgccccatagcgccgtggagacccataagtgacccgcggctgctccgtagccccatggagacccataagtgacccataggtgccccatggagacccatagaagAACTAAGGGGGCCCCATatgcccacggagacccactagagcgccccacagccgccccatggccgccccacggccgccccaccttgtgcgcggcccagtccatccagcccttggcctgggggtcgatgttgaccagcaccagcccctccaccgcctcggggtgcagcagctgtggggcagggccgggggtcacctcctgccccacggcggtcctctctgccacatagacacctccccggacccatagattccccgccggccccacagtgacccccaagaacccaacgcaggagctcctcaaacctcctccggacccacagcgatcccacccaagggccctcctgccccacagcgacccccctgccccatagcgacctccccagccccatagattccccccccagagccctccagacccacggcgacccccccagacccccaaattccccccccggagacccttcaggacccctccagaacccccccagatccctccagccccacagcgacccccaagttctcccccaaggaacccccccaaaccccctccagacccacaatgacactccccccccccccgacccacatgtgtccccccagatgccccgcaacccccccgccagacccacagatcccccccaggtgacccatagcccccctgagacccacagaaccccacagaaccccccccagatgccccatacaccccccccagagaccctcaggaccccccctccaaggacccacagatctcccccccccaagatgccccataaccacccccgagcccctccatgtgcccccccccccccagccccactcaccccaaatttcgccaggacgaaggcaccggcccccacccccatcccgatgatgctggcgatgctgggggcggggggtggagtgtcacgaggtcaaggtcatcctgacccccccccccccgctatggggcagccccccaactcacttgaggtactggaggatgcaggggatcatctcggccagttgctccagcgaggggtactggtacctggggggcaggggggggtcaacgggtcaacgggggggtgacagggggtcaacggggtcaactcgggggttggtggggtcaatggggccagcttgggggtcaatgggatcatgggaggtcaactgtgggtcaacggggccaacttgggggtcaatgggatcatgggaggtcaactgtgggtcaacggggccaacttgggggtcaatgggatcatgggaggtcaactgtgggtcagcggggccaacttgggggtcagcggggccaacttgggggtcactggggtcaaccgggaggtcggtggggccaacttgggggtcaatgaagccaactggggggccaatagggtcaaatcgggggtcggtggggtcaatgggatcatgggacgtcaactgtgggtcaacggggccaacttgggggtcagcggggccaacttgggggtcaatgaagccaactggggggccaacagggtcaactcgggggtcggtggggtcaatgggatcatgggaggtcaactgtgggtcaacggggccaacttgggggtcagcggggccaacttgggggtcaatgaagccaactggggggccaacagggtcaactcaggggtcggtggggtcaacggggccaacttgggggtcaatgggatcatgggaggtcaactgtgggtcagcggggccaacttgggggtcactggggttaaccgggaggtcggtggggccaactttggggtcagtgaagccaactggggggccaacagggtcaattcgggggtcggtggggtcaatggggccaacttgggggtcaatgggatcatgggaggtcaactgtgggtcagtggggccaacttgggggtcaatgggatcatgggaggtcaactgtgggtcagcggggccaacttgggggtcagcggggccaacggggaggggcaacggagactcaaggtggtcaatcaagggttcaagcgggatcaagcggggcgggatcagcggggctgggggaggggggggttggggggcgggcgatgggggtcgcggggcgccgtgggttgcaccctggggggtaggggggggcgccctcctccatgccgggggggtcgacgtggaccaccaggaagttcttgacgatctcccccatctcctcgtgggcgaagagcggggcgaagcacgactcgtctggggacagccccaccccacggctatggggctggacccacggccgtggggcagggggcacccatggggccagggaagggatggaagggccccaggtgcccggggaggggggacccaggggactggggaggggacccaggtggccggggggacccccacctatggggctggacccggatctatggggcagaggggacccaggtgtccaggggcacacacatctatggggctgggacccccacctgtgggtctgtccccccatctctgggtctgggtcccccatctatgggtcttggaccccctggtgtgggtctagaacccctatctccaggtctgggacccccaggtgtgggtctggaacacccgtctctgggtctgggccccccatgtgtgggtccgtccccccacctctgggtctgggccccccgtgtgtgagcctggtcccccatctatgggtctgggccccccatgtgtggctctgggaccaacctctatgggtctagaacccccaggtgtggccctggtcccccatctctgggtctgggccccccatgtgtgggtctgtccccccatctctgggcctggtcccccatctatgggtttgggacccccaggtgtgggtctagaacccccatctccaggtctgggacccccatctgtgggtctggaacccccatctctgggtctgggccccccatgtgtgggcctggtcccccatctagaagagcttgctctccctgtctttgagtactgttttcactgtcccggttacctctttgctaacattctcttcagagctgcagtgaaaccaggaaccatgtggagaaggtgtggaataaatactaaattggctaaaaaatacaaaagtacagcattgttcacacattaaggaaaagtataaaatcaagaggcttctgaggtagaaaatagccgcagctggcatgaaggacacaacatctgtggttccctgataagctacatgaggtacgggacgggatgcaattattccgtggctttaccttatgatgtatagcggatacaggaatgggatgataccatgaaacagataagctgccaattagctgcccgctagatgctcacagccaacattttgtcaaattttgatgaaatgctgtcctttgtgcgaactttgctcattataatgtcattattataataccaaaacacacctccatcccgaaggctacccgcctccaaggtgcgaccactccttcttgagtctgcgccctgaatttctcgtaaactatacctttaattgtgaagcgagagaaatttacaccaatcatgataaaagtatgtatgactaaagtcactcaaactccaccttgaagataacaaatagtataaaaatagcccaagagaggggggatacccagggaagacaccatcataaagaattacatcactgacttctgggatcagtcgacgggctgagcctctcttcccccccatagggacgcctttgggtaagacttagattatatcgagtgcttcctcgggaaacttagaaatttctctagagactctctttttctacatttaaagccaggctgtatcgtttataactttgtcgcgcgttttgtatatgtaacaatactttcatttgcacgtgctttgcagacagtgtatttatcaccggcaatcctaagaacctatatatctgttgtttaaataaactgcacttttttttaagtagctagtcgttttggtttctcactgaacgtgaccaaagactcgagagtggccgtgctagttcatgagcacgactagactgaaggtgcagtccactattagtgtatccaaatcgtaatagtttaatacatattaaacgcgatggGACTGacagtgctgaattgggcatcactcacaatttaaacctagccgcacctagcctcccacctcagtgaggagtgttagaacgcaagggggtttatcttctgctaaaaccgctttgccccttttcacgcaacagaaggcacccacactgaaaatgacaggaaggaacattggggcttcttctcagtgtctctgatgtcgggttttactgtcccgggaaagtctctgctaacaccctgcagagcgctgtgcccaatatacagaaacgtcttgtggtatctcctacagggaaagtgccaggaggaattgtggagcttgttctcagtgtctctgaga is a window encoding:
- the LOC141736880 gene encoding protein NDRG2-like, which codes for MGEIVKNFLVVHVDPPGMEEGAPPYPPGYQYPSLEQLAEMIPCILQYLNIASIIGMGVGAGAFVLAKFGLLHPEAVEGLVLVNIDPQAKGWMDWAAHKLSGLTSSTTDMILAHLFTQEELSAAPPAVQSSRARLGATPNAPLLWGMYNSRGDLGLARSGAGSLRCPMLLVVGDGSPHEEAVVECNAKLDPTQTSFLKMADGGGQPQLSQPAKLTEAFKYFVQGMGYIPHVLDRKRSVGPVAAAAMTCLSRFRTASVSSSASGEGERGRSRTLSRGSLGGGAPAP